From a single bacterium genomic region:
- a CDS encoding response regulator, which yields MKTKGKVFLLDDDDLIVSMLERALRGDGYDVRAESDPEGVLDGIRAFSPDVVLLDIKLPGRDGIDILGEIVGQGIPTQVVM from the coding sequence ATGAAGACCAAGGGAAAGGTCTTCCTGCTGGACGACGACGACCTGATCGTTTCCATGCTGGAGCGGGCGCTGCGAGGTGACGGATACGACGTCCGCGCGGAGAGCGACCCCGAGGGGGTCCTCGACGGGATCCGCGCCTTCTCCCCCGACGTCGTGCTGCTGGACATCAAGCTCCCGGGGCGGGACGGCATCGACATCCTCGGGGAGATCGTCGGGCAGGGGATTCCGACGCAGGTGGTGATGC
- a CDS encoding HAMP domain-containing protein, giving the protein MKRKVVIGLAIYSIVFLLVGAYVIRTIQTSTTELDKLITLHQVEILREHYLLQIKKVQSDLTLMDTPYSRTFDTVVKNVMNMGRIIDTCFDCHHSPRGTERLNALKKQTETYKESLSRVLTVRANARRRAREEDAAFRTGEELIGKVQDMIALTTTRLGENTQKAMKRIERTKYYLYGLVALGPLVSALLGFVFILGLTRPVKVLVESTRKLKGGDLDHRVPYLRDEFGELAEAFNEMSISLKEQMKKMQRTEQMVVVGELAAGLAHEIKNPMAGIKVAMSVLSEESYISSEDKSVLQKVVAEITQLEGLMKSFLNFAKPQKPRLEPVIVNQVLNTTLTFHLKHHVVGAGESRKIEIVKELGELPPTLADPTQLQQVFLNLFLNALHAMPRGGELGVRTRLEEDGTTIRVEVSDTGSGIREDLVNKVFQPFFTTKPKGTGLGLAISRQMIEQHDGTIAVANRPGGGALFTIRLPVKTEEASA; this is encoded by the coding sequence ATGAAACGGAAGGTCGTTATCGGGCTGGCGATCTACTCCATCGTCTTCCTGCTGGTCGGTGCGTACGTCATACGCACGATCCAAACCTCCACCACCGAGCTGGACAAGTTGATCACGCTCCACCAGGTGGAGATCCTGCGGGAGCACTACCTGCTGCAGATCAAGAAGGTGCAGTCGGACCTCACCCTGATGGACACGCCGTATTCGAGGACCTTCGATACCGTCGTCAAGAACGTCATGAACATGGGGAGGATCATCGACACCTGCTTCGACTGCCACCACTCCCCGCGCGGGACGGAACGGCTGAATGCGCTGAAGAAGCAGACGGAAACGTACAAGGAATCCCTGAGCAGGGTGCTGACCGTCCGGGCGAACGCCCGCCGGCGCGCCAGGGAGGAGGACGCCGCCTTCCGGACCGGGGAGGAGCTGATCGGGAAGGTCCAGGACATGATCGCCCTCACGACCACCCGGCTCGGGGAGAACACGCAGAAGGCGATGAAGCGGATCGAGCGCACGAAATATTACCTGTACGGGCTTGTGGCGCTGGGCCCCCTGGTTTCCGCGTTGCTGGGGTTCGTCTTCATCCTGGGGCTGACCCGCCCCGTCAAGGTCCTGGTCGAATCCACGCGGAAACTGAAGGGCGGCGACCTGGACCACCGGGTTCCGTACCTGAGGGACGAATTCGGCGAACTGGCCGAAGCCTTCAATGAAATGTCCATCTCCCTGAAGGAACAGATGAAAAAGATGCAGCGGACGGAGCAGATGGTGGTGGTCGGGGAGCTGGCGGCGGGACTGGCCCACGAGATCAAGAACCCGATGGCCGGGATCAAGGTCGCGATGAGCGTCCTCTCCGAAGAATCGTACATCTCTTCCGAGGACAAGTCGGTGCTTCAGAAAGTGGTCGCCGAGATCACCCAGCTGGAAGGGTTGATGAAAAGCTTTCTCAACTTCGCGAAGCCCCAGAAGCCCCGGCTGGAGCCCGTCATCGTGAACCAGGTGCTGAACACCACCCTCACGTTCCACCTGAAGCATCACGTTGTCGGCGCCGGAGAATCCAGGAAGATCGAGATCGTCAAGGAGTTGGGGGAGCTCCCCCCGACGCTGGCGGACCCCACCCAGCTGCAGCAGGTCTTCCTGAATCTCTTCCTCAATGCGCTCCACGCGATGCCCCGCGGGGGGGAGCTGGGCGTCCGGACCCGCCTGGAGGAGGACGGAACGACGATCCGGGTCGAGGTTTCCGACACCGGGAGCGGGATCCGCGAAGACCTCGTCAACAAGGTCTTTCAGCCGTTCTTCACGACGAAACCGAAGGGGACCGGGCTTGGACTGGCGATCTCCCGGCAGATGATCGAGCAGCACGACGGTACCATCGCCGTCGCGAACCGGCCCGGCGGCGGCGCGCTGTTCACCATCCGGCTCCCCGTCAAGACGGAAGAGGCGTCGGCATGA
- a CDS encoding phosphate/phosphite/phosphonate ABC transporter substrate-binding protein: MPKRPIACVLFLLCLPLFAACSPQEPPAPAKKMPPVERLRVGLIPEQNIFKQMERYEPLAEYLFRKAGVKVSLEILPRYGNIIDNFKSSNMDGAFLGSFTYTLAHAKVGVEVLARPVAPDNTSTYHGLIFVRKDSRIRTARDMKGKRFAFVDKATTAGYLLPLKYFHDNGIPEFKGYLKEAYFAGTHEDAVHDVLNGKADIGAAKNTVFNRLAKENPRIMKELVVLARSPDVPENAFALRKDIDATVRDRLKDTLLKMNLDPDGKKVLERFGARRFIETRDEEYDVIVKYAGDINLNLSTYDYRND, encoded by the coding sequence ATGCCGAAACGCCCGATCGCATGCGTCCTTTTCCTGTTGTGTCTTCCGCTCTTCGCGGCATGTTCCCCGCAGGAGCCGCCCGCCCCCGCGAAGAAGATGCCTCCCGTCGAGCGATTGCGGGTCGGCCTGATCCCGGAACAGAACATCTTCAAGCAGATGGAACGATACGAGCCGTTGGCGGAGTATCTCTTCCGGAAGGCCGGCGTGAAGGTGAGCCTGGAAATCCTCCCCCGGTACGGGAACATCATCGACAACTTCAAGTCTTCCAACATGGATGGCGCCTTTCTCGGCAGCTTCACGTACACGCTGGCCCACGCGAAGGTCGGGGTGGAGGTCCTCGCGCGGCCGGTGGCGCCCGACAACACCTCCACCTACCACGGACTGATCTTCGTGCGGAAAGACAGCCGCATCCGGACCGCGCGCGACATGAAGGGGAAGCGGTTCGCCTTCGTGGACAAGGCGACGACGGCCGGGTACCTGCTCCCGCTGAAATATTTCCATGACAACGGGATCCCGGAGTTCAAGGGGTATCTGAAGGAGGCGTATTTCGCCGGGACGCACGAGGACGCCGTCCACGACGTGCTCAACGGGAAGGCCGATATCGGGGCCGCGAAGAACACGGTGTTCAACCGGCTGGCGAAGGAGAATCCCCGGATCATGAAGGAACTGGTCGTCCTCGCGCGGTCCCCCGACGTGCCGGAAAACGCCTTCGCCCTGAGGAAGGATATCGATGCGACGGTGCGGGACCGGTTGAAAGACACGCTCCTCAAGATGAACCTGGATCCGGACGGGAAAAAGGTGCTGGAGCGGTTCGGCGCGCGGAGGTTCATCGAGACCCGGGACGAAGAGTACGACGTCATCGTGAAGTACGCGGGAGATATCAACCTGAACCTGTCCACCTACGACTACAGGAACGACTGA
- a CDS encoding ABC transporter ATP-binding protein/permease, which produces MRHGPDDFFTDDRAGTRGIDRRLLARLLRYVLPHRRPLAAALAALLCGTACQLAGPYLIKVFIDRYVMTGRLSGMGGWVLLYFGALVGAMGFLYLQMYAVSVLGQRVILALRREMFARMQRLPVVFFDRTPTGRLMTRLTSDVEALQELLSSGLVSTIGDVAVLAGTAAILLWMDLHLALVTFSVLPVLVLFVEFLKKRIREANREMRRKLARMNAFLQEHVTGVAVVKAFGMEGKSQRRFDALNGEYAAESVRLTNLYSVYFPGVEMLASIALALLLWRGGVGHLAGAVTFGTLVAFLEYARRFYDPIRDMSDKYNILQTALASSERIFRLLDEEISPEYAGTAREPSPAVRPSPSPRVPGSHPVPAIEFRDVWFSYPRSADGGDDGGEEGPPVLRGVSFVLEEGRTGAIVGATGAGKTTVLSLLCRFYEIRRGKILLFGRDIREIPREELRGSLALVLQDPFLFSGTVRENVAAGGEAIGAALSAIGVERFTGEWSEGLATDVGERGVRLSTGQRQMVSFARALAREPRVLLLDEATSSVDPVTEGRIQEALVGILPGRTALVVAHRLSTVLSADRIIVMHKGKVRESGTHGELMAAGGIYRRLYALQFERSSPGA; this is translated from the coding sequence GTGAGGCACGGACCGGACGACTTCTTCACGGACGACCGCGCGGGAACCCGGGGGATCGACCGGCGGCTCCTGGCGCGCCTCCTGCGGTACGTCCTTCCCCACCGGCGTCCCCTCGCGGCGGCGCTGGCGGCGCTTCTCTGCGGGACCGCCTGCCAGCTCGCGGGACCGTACCTCATCAAGGTCTTCATCGACCGGTACGTGATGACCGGCCGCCTTTCCGGGATGGGGGGGTGGGTCCTCCTGTATTTCGGGGCTCTCGTCGGCGCGATGGGATTCCTCTATCTGCAGATGTACGCCGTGTCGGTCCTCGGCCAGCGGGTGATCCTCGCGCTGCGCCGGGAGATGTTCGCACGGATGCAGCGGCTCCCCGTCGTCTTCTTCGACCGGACGCCGACCGGGCGCCTGATGACGCGCCTGACCTCCGACGTCGAGGCGCTCCAGGAGCTCCTCTCCTCCGGCCTCGTCTCCACGATCGGCGACGTCGCGGTTCTGGCGGGCACGGCCGCGATCCTGCTCTGGATGGACCTGCACCTCGCGCTCGTCACCTTCTCCGTCCTCCCTGTCCTCGTGCTGTTCGTCGAGTTCCTGAAAAAGAGGATCCGGGAGGCGAACCGGGAGATGCGGAGGAAGCTCGCACGGATGAACGCATTCCTCCAGGAGCACGTGACGGGGGTGGCGGTGGTCAAGGCGTTCGGTATGGAGGGGAAGTCGCAGCGAAGGTTCGACGCGCTGAACGGGGAGTACGCGGCGGAGAGCGTGCGGCTCACCAACCTCTACTCCGTCTACTTCCCCGGCGTGGAGATGCTCGCCTCGATCGCGCTGGCGCTCCTTCTGTGGCGGGGCGGCGTCGGCCACCTCGCGGGCGCGGTCACCTTCGGCACGCTCGTGGCGTTCCTCGAATACGCCCGAAGGTTCTACGATCCGATCCGGGACATGAGCGACAAGTACAACATCCTGCAGACCGCGCTGGCCTCCTCGGAGCGGATCTTCCGCCTCCTCGACGAGGAGATCTCCCCAGAATACGCGGGAACGGCGCGCGAACCGTCGCCCGCCGTCCGGCCGTCGCCGTCGCCGCGCGTCCCCGGGTCCCATCCCGTCCCCGCGATCGAGTTCCGGGACGTCTGGTTCTCCTACCCGCGGTCCGCGGATGGGGGGGATGACGGGGGGGAGGAGGGTCCGCCGGTCCTGCGCGGGGTCTCCTTCGTCCTCGAGGAAGGGCGGACCGGGGCGATCGTCGGTGCGACGGGCGCGGGGAAGACGACGGTCCTGTCGCTATTGTGCCGCTTCTACGAGATCCGCCGCGGAAAGATCCTTCTCTTCGGCCGGGACATCCGGGAGATCCCTCGGGAGGAGCTGCGCGGGTCGCTCGCCCTCGTCCTCCAGGACCCGTTCCTCTTCTCCGGGACGGTGCGGGAGAACGTCGCGGCCGGCGGGGAGGCGATCGGGGCCGCCCTGTCGGCGATCGGCGTGGAACGGTTCACCGGGGAATGGTCCGAGGGGCTGGCGACGGACGTGGGGGAGCGGGGGGTGCGGCTGTCGACCGGGCAGCGCCAGATGGTCTCGTTCGCCCGCGCGCTGGCGCGGGAGCCGCGCGTCCTTCTGCTGGACGAGGCGACCTCCAGCGTCGACCCCGTGACGGAGGGCCGGATCCAGGAGGCGCTGGTGGGGATCCTCCCCGGCCGGACCGCCCTCGTCGTCGCCCACCGGCTGTCGACCGTCCTGTCCGCCGACCGGATCATCGTGATGCACAAGGGAAAGGTGAGGGAGTCGGGGACCCACGGCGAATTGATGGCCGCGGGGGGGATCTACCGGAGGCTGTACGCATTGCAGTTCGAACGGAGCTCCCCGGGGGCCTGA
- a CDS encoding ABC transporter ATP-binding protein/permease, with protein MCVLGLLVSSVFGLLVPWMTREAVDAVSAAAGGGGPAGESRLLRAVGLMILFSILYAAFRFVSRRALFVAARDVEREVRRRLFSHVVRLPLRFFHETPTGDVMSRTTNDLSAVWVFLGPGLLMLVGTVITWVLALAFMLRISPVLTGVSLLIAPAVVYLSREYGRAFHRRHRLVQESLASMNGALQENVSGIRLVKAFTLEAREEERFSGECERYYRHNLAVARTSAAFHGAIGLLAGTGVALVLFLGGRAVARGDLTLGGFVAFNAYLAMLSFPTMAMGWVINLFQRGSSAMGRINEFLRQPVEFPEGEGEPAAGGTAPAGDARMPGAGEPPLLEVRGLVFSHGGDGRGEVLRGISLAARKGEVLGIVGPTGGGKSTLLSLLSGLHPAPPGSVFLEGIDASTIPLPDLRRRFAVVSQDPFLFSDTVLENVCFGLERTDPEAARKASGLARILAEVEEMPSGFDTVVGERGVTLSGGQKQRVTIARALCAGAPILLLDDALSAVDAGTEREIFEGILSGRGERTVLFSTHRMASLSRCDRIFVLSGGRIVEEGTHDDLLSLRGAYFDLYSRQMLARELEESS; from the coding sequence GATCCTCTTCTCGATCCTGTACGCCGCCTTCCGGTTCGTTTCGCGCCGCGCGCTGTTCGTCGCCGCGCGGGACGTGGAGCGGGAGGTGCGGCGGCGCCTCTTCTCCCACGTGGTCCGCCTGCCGCTCCGGTTTTTTCACGAGACGCCGACGGGGGATGTGATGTCGCGCACGACGAACGACCTTTCCGCCGTGTGGGTCTTCCTCGGCCCCGGCCTGCTCATGCTCGTCGGGACCGTGATCACGTGGGTGCTCGCGCTCGCGTTCATGCTGCGGATCAGTCCCGTCCTCACCGGCGTGTCCCTGCTGATCGCCCCGGCGGTCGTCTATCTCTCCCGGGAGTACGGCCGCGCCTTCCACCGGCGCCACCGCCTGGTCCAGGAGTCGCTCGCCTCGATGAACGGGGCGCTGCAGGAGAACGTCTCCGGGATCCGCCTGGTGAAGGCGTTCACCCTCGAGGCGAGGGAGGAGGAGCGGTTCTCCGGGGAGTGCGAGCGGTATTACCGGCACAACCTGGCCGTCGCGCGGACCTCCGCGGCGTTCCACGGGGCGATCGGCCTGCTCGCCGGCACCGGCGTCGCCCTCGTCCTGTTCCTCGGGGGACGGGCCGTCGCCCGTGGGGACCTGACCCTCGGGGGGTTCGTCGCGTTCAACGCGTACCTCGCGATGCTCTCCTTCCCGACGATGGCGATGGGATGGGTGATCAACCTCTTCCAGCGGGGGAGCTCCGCCATGGGGCGGATCAACGAGTTCCTGCGGCAACCCGTGGAGTTTCCCGAGGGAGAAGGGGAGCCCGCCGCGGGGGGGACGGCACCGGCCGGGGATGCGCGGATGCCCGGCGCCGGGGAGCCGCCGCTTCTCGAGGTCCGCGGCCTCGTCTTCTCCCATGGAGGCGACGGAAGGGGGGAGGTGCTTCGGGGGATTTCCCTCGCCGCTCGGAAGGGGGAGGTTCTCGGGATCGTGGGGCCCACCGGCGGCGGGAAGAGCACGCTCCTCTCCCTGCTCTCGGGACTCCACCCCGCGCCGCCCGGATCGGTCTTCCTGGAAGGGATCGACGCGTCGACGATCCCGCTTCCCGACCTGCGCCGACGGTTCGCCGTTGTCTCCCAGGACCCGTTCCTCTTCTCCGATACGGTTCTCGAGAACGTGTGCTTCGGCCTCGAACGGACCGACCCGGAGGCCGCACGGAAGGCGTCCGGCCTCGCCCGCATCCTCGCCGAGGTCGAGGAGATGCCGAGCGGGTTCGACACCGTCGTGGGGGAGCGCGGGGTCACGCTCTCGGGGGGGCAGAAGCAGCGGGTCACCATCGCGCGGGCCCTGTGCGCCGGCGCCCCGATCCTGCTGCTGGACGACGCCCTCTCCGCCGTGGACGCCGGAACGGAGCGGGAGATCTTCGAGGGGATCCTCTCGGGAAGGGGGGAGCGGACGGTCCTGTTCAGCACGCACCGGATGGCCTCCCTCTCCCGGTGCGATCGGATATTCGTGCTGTCGGGCGGCCGGATCGTCGAGGAGGGGACGCACGACGACCTTCTCTCCCTGCGCGGCGCCTACTTCGACCTGTACTCCCGCCAGATGCTCGCACGGGAGCTGGAGGAGTCCTCGTGA